One region of Niallia sp. Man26 genomic DNA includes:
- a CDS encoding MarR family transcriptional regulator, giving the protein MSNDCLIQLQIFYQLQKLNNNVNTKFESCLGSSPTRIEILHCLYNADEISQSALQKEVNIDNAAVTRHLKQLEAAGLISRRKKAEDNRVTLVSLTEGGREEITVSLQAKKSFIEQTLNGFSSSEQETLLDMLSRLSKNVSTVEI; this is encoded by the coding sequence ATGAGTAATGATTGCCTCATACAGCTCCAGATTTTTTATCAGCTGCAAAAGCTGAATAATAATGTAAATACAAAGTTTGAGTCCTGTTTAGGCTCCAGTCCGACAAGGATTGAGATCTTGCATTGCCTCTATAATGCTGATGAGATAAGCCAGAGTGCCCTGCAGAAGGAAGTTAACATTGATAATGCAGCAGTTACAAGGCATTTAAAACAGCTTGAAGCAGCAGGACTAATATCGCGCCGTAAAAAAGCGGAGGATAACCGTGTCACGTTAGTTAGTTTAACAGAAGGCGGCCGGGAGGAAATTACCGTTTCCCTTCAGGCGAAAAAAAGCTTTATTGAACAGACGTTAAACGGTTTTAGTTCAAGCGAGCAGGAAACATTGCTTGATATGCTCTCCCGCTTGAGTAAAAATGTGTCTACGGTTGAAATATAA
- a CDS encoding putative quinol monooxygenase, with protein sequence MFIIHAKMKLQEGKEAAFLNEVQALVKASQAEEGNVAYNLVKSVEEENTYLMIEGWKDQAAIESHNKSSHFQGFVSKAGEYLAAPLEAELYHAEKIER encoded by the coding sequence ATGTTCATTATTCACGCAAAAATGAAATTACAAGAAGGTAAAGAAGCAGCATTTTTAAATGAGGTACAAGCTTTAGTTAAAGCATCACAAGCAGAAGAAGGAAATGTTGCCTATAATCTTGTGAAAAGTGTAGAAGAAGAAAACACTTATTTAATGATTGAAGGCTGGAAAGACCAAGCTGCTATCGAAAGCCACAACAAAAGCAGCCATTTCCAAGGATTTGTTTCTAAAGCAGGCGAATATTTAGCTGCACCGCTTGAAGCAGAATTATACCATGCAGAGAAAATCGAAAGATAA
- a CDS encoding tautomerase family protein, translating into MPLIRFDMYEGRSETEIKKILDVSHRVMVEAFQVPERDRYQIVSQHKSYEMVIEDTGLGFSRSENVLIISVTSRYRTPDQKQTFYKSLTDELERQCGITPNDVMVSFTINNDEDWSFGFGEAQFLTGKLT; encoded by the coding sequence TCTGAGACAGAAATCAAAAAAATACTTGATGTATCTCACCGTGTCATGGTAGAGGCATTTCAGGTGCCAGAAAGAGACAGATATCAGATTGTTTCCCAGCACAAATCATATGAAATGGTCATTGAGGATACAGGGCTTGGTTTTTCGAGAAGTGAAAATGTCCTCATAATAAGTGTGACAAGCAGATACCGCACCCCTGATCAGAAACAGACATTTTATAAAAGCCTGACAGATGAACTTGAACGCCAATGCGGGATTACCCCAAATGACGTTATGGTATCCTTTACGATAAACAATGATGAGGATTGGAGCTTTGGGTTTGGAGAAGCACAATTTTTGACTGGTAAGTTGACATAA